In Campylobacter sp. VBCF_01 NA2, one DNA window encodes the following:
- the purM gene encoding phosphoribosylformylglycinamidine cyclo-ligase: protein MISYKEAGVDIDAGNEFVQSIKPLVKSTMTPGVIGGIGSFSGAFALPSGYKKPAILGATDGVGTKLRLAIDTDKLDGVGIDLVAMCVNDLICNFATPLFFLDYYATAKLEIASAKRVVAGIAEGCKMAQCALIGGETAEMPSMYEGKDFDLAGFAVGIAEQDEIDRTKFVERGDVLIALPSSGLHSNGFSLARRVVSELGLKFDEKIGEKTLIDTLLEPTRIYVKEFLALKDKIHACAHITGGGLVENLPRVFPAGLGAKIEKNAIKTPEIFKILAKKVEASEMERTFNNGVGLVLVTPKANADFVLANTDGYVIGEVCEGNGVIMA from the coding sequence ACAAAGAAGCAGGTGTCGATATCGACGCAGGAAATGAGTTTGTGCAAAGTATAAAACCCCTAGTCAAATCCACAATGACCCCAGGCGTGATTGGCGGAATTGGCTCATTTAGCGGTGCGTTCGCGCTACCAAGCGGGTATAAAAAACCAGCGATTTTGGGCGCGACAGATGGCGTAGGCACCAAACTTCGCCTAGCAATCGACACAGACAAGCTTGACGGCGTGGGTATCGATCTAGTCGCAATGTGTGTCAATGACCTCATCTGCAACTTCGCTACACCGCTATTTTTCCTAGATTATTACGCTACAGCAAAACTAGAAATCGCAAGCGCAAAACGCGTAGTAGCAGGTATCGCCGAGGGCTGCAAAATGGCGCAGTGCGCGCTAATCGGCGGCGAGACAGCCGAAATGCCGTCGATGTATGAGGGCAAAGATTTCGATTTGGCTGGTTTTGCCGTAGGAATCGCCGAGCAAGACGAGATAGATCGCACGAAATTTGTAGAGCGTGGCGATGTTTTGATTGCTTTGCCAAGTAGCGGTTTGCACTCAAACGGCTTTTCACTAGCGCGTAGAGTAGTTTCTGAGCTAGGGTTGAAATTTGACGAGAAAATCGGCGAAAAAACTCTAATCGACACGCTTTTGGAGCCGACTAGAATTTATGTAAAAGAGTTTTTGGCACTGAAAGATAAAATTCACGCCTGCGCGCATATCACGGGTGGTGGTTTAGTAGAAAATCTGCCTCGTGTATTCCCTGCTGGGCTTGGCGCGAAAATCGAGAAAAACGCAATCAAAACGCCTGAGATTTTTAAAATTTTAGCCAAAAAGGTCGAAGCTAGCGAAATGGAGCGCACATTTAATAACGGCGTGGGTTTGGTGTTAGTCACACCGAAGGCTAACGCTGATTTTGTGTTAGCTAACACTGACGGATATGTTATCGGCGAAGTGTGCGAGGGAAATGGCGTAATAATGGCGTAA